In Rosa rugosa chromosome 4, drRosRugo1.1, whole genome shotgun sequence, the genomic stretch ACCCCGAGTTTATTGTACCAGAGATTTATCCCGACTCTACGATCATGCGGAATAGTGAAGTGAACTCATATTTGTTAGAATCAGCGAACAATGAAGTTTTGTTGATCCATCAAATTTATGATCGAAAAACAATGTATGTGGGTGAGGAAGATGATCTAATTCACATCTGCATTATCATCCACATCATCAGCATTCTGTTAGGGCAGATCGGCCTTATGATTGAACTCAATTCTTTTACTGTTGCTGATGCCCTTGTATGCTTATTCATTTTCGTTGGTGCTTTCCTCGTTTCCTTTTTTCTTGGTGGTGTTTTCGTCGCCGTTAATAAGGATGATGAGGGTGGTGATGAAGGAAACAACAACAATGAACATTTAAAAGGAGATGACGACGATGAAGCGGACGGTGCACCAGTAGGTGACGACGACAATGAGGATGGTGAGAGTGATGAGGAAGTTGACGACAGCGACGAAGAAGACGAGGGCGGTGTGGAAGGtgattgtcacgccccgaattttgaataaccaattcaaatccgaaacatgaataaacaattaatacaaataacgttctgaatttttttctcagaaacaaacacaccactcgccactcaacacaaaaactcgaaaacctcgagttaattattacaattcactcttacaaagtaaaattgtaaagctctaaatgagcataacaaacctcacaatataatgttgtaattcacataacactactctaagcagcccgatcaccgtcctggttctcctgacctgcagggttatccgctacaccgtttgaatagtgtaccgggattgcaacaacacaaaacccggtaagcttttgacagcccgtatgagtaaaaagaaagaactgttgatttattaaattacagttcaagtaaaattcaacagtattacgtctgcaaagagacatcaaaccactcatgtaaaaccacaaggaatacattttcacaatcctcaaatcacaatacaacacactggtcctgcaaaaaacccaacccacataacaccactttggtccatcccaacagcacgttagagctctaaccacatcgctaccagtcaccttggcctaggtgcaagtaatgcgacatacttcggttaataataaaccgtcgcgctttggacatccccgtcctcagcaccatatacttcggttaataataaaccgtcgcgctttggacatccctgtcctcagcacacaacttcggttaataataaaccgtcgcaccttggacatccccgtcctcagcacacaaacactccggttatccttaaccgtcgaacttcggacacctcatcctcagaaccctacattctctaactctatacatcctccaatgtaaatcatgaatattaacaagaactcatcaatcatgttcatcacatataaatatggtaagtcacatgtcaattcataataatttaatcatcccaattccacactcttcaatgtcacatcATTcccatataatcacgtaaatatatatatacgtaattatccgctcagggataatcactattaccaactatagttcacatgcaataaaaccgagaaattcatttgtatagtaaaaatcattttacttacccatggaccgtagttgatcaagtccatatgattttaaaacaaatatttattccataaatattttcacgcaattacgacaaaataaggtaattaaatttattcggttcgtaatatgaaccacgtgaggtttactcacctctaaattcccgctgcgtcttcttaacagctcaaaatacaatttcacgaatcgtccgccaaatcaaaccgtcgatcacctaatcagacatgaccttaacttagccaataactcaaagacaaaatcaaacgacaatccaacggtcggatcgaaattaaatgatgatccaacggtcggatcgaaattaaatgatgatccaacggtcggatcgaaattaaatgatgatccaacggtcggatcgaaattaaatgatgatccaacggtcggatcctcacagatcgcctttaggatcatcctccaaaaatcatcacgaagatccaacggtcagatcttcctgaatcgtccttactaacatctccgctaatttatacgaaaatccaacggacggattctcacgaatcgcctccctaatcactgtttagcaattatacgaagatccaacggtcggatcttcgcccatgaccacacaaagccactgggacagtcataagatcaacatatcaaaactacaagtccatcggacggtccgatcttcacatatcacaaatcgaacgatcgaaatcgatcgaaatcgtaaaattcataacttaatcatatgatatccaaaaattgtgtataatatatcaaaatgatcgtattgaaatatagaatctgaaaatgtacagaaaccatatttttgatccccggaggtggccggaaatggccgccggagttagtggcagagctgccgccgaccaccgccaatggtgtcggggccgggctgcccttcttcatctcatcatgCCTAATGattttcctaactagcatgtaagctgaaaatgaccggaaggaatAGAAATTACCTCGAACCAGTCGGTTGGCCGGAAAAAaccccagaaaccggcgagctcctagttcgacgtaaaaactgcaacttcaggcctcgataccttctggaaagttgttcagatcctcactctgagttcaccagttcaagaaacactcaaaacgacgtcctgtagcgcgagatatatcgatcgaagcttcggttttcgattttgatcgggtctggcttccagccgccaccacgagtagcgccgccgtgcaaggccacttctgggagcttcaggacgttgaggcgagctcgaggatgaagtttggggggaattggtggccggaaacacgaggAGGATGAGTTGGTTCGGTTTCGGGTGCAACCGGATCGAGTTGGTTTGCCGGACCTTGAGGCTGTGCCGGAGGGAATGACGACGTCCAGCAGGTAAAGCGGCCCAAGGCGAAGCCAAGGGGAGTGGTCCGACGTCTAGAGGTGGTCGATGAAGGGAGAACAAGGCCGGAGAAATTTGCTCTGTTTCGGTGGCttcggaagagagagagagagagaaaattatgtttttcttttgttggagAGAAAATGAAGTGCTTAAGGCTTAAGCACCGGAGCTTCACTCTAGCTAAGGACGTGGTCAAAAAGCCGTAAAACATCAATTATGCTTAATCATGAAAGTTAAAGTATTGaaatcatgaaaggtaaagcgCTGCCATCATGTAAAGTAAAGCAATGCCATAATTATGTTTttactttgattaaagaaaacaaccgggtattacaGTGATAGAGATCTAGGTTACGAAGGACAGAATGTGTACTTTAGAACAAGTGGTTTTAGGGTATACAAGATTGGCTCGGGCAACAACTTTGATAGGGTACAAAGTTTGGGGGATCAAATATTATTATTGGCAGACCAAGGTTCTTCCTTGTGCCTCTCAGCAAGTGACTTCGAAGGCTTAGATGGGAATTGCATTTATTTTGCGTCAAACGGAATGCGTAGGCTACATCCTTTGGAAACACTCAAACcaaatatgaattatgatcTTAGTGTCTTCTGCttagatgatgaaaaaattgagCCATTTTTTTCAGGTTTTGACATGCAAATGCGTTTCTTCATTCCATGTTTATAATACAAATTCATGTAGAGAATTACTGAATTAGTGCTCAAGTTCCCTTGTTCCTGCAAAAAGAAATAGAGTAGTTTTAGTGGAATAATGTTTTACTTTAATCATTCCAATTAATTAATTTGTAAGATATAACTACACTATTTCTTGCAAAACGAATTGAAGTAGCCGAATGGAGGACTTTAAAGTTTAGGTTATTTGGGTTAAagaccctctttttttttttttggtaacttCATCCCTAGCTCCTCACTCTTAATGGAGCTCTAAATAGGAAATTATTATCTCACCACCACACCAAACACACACATCCAGTTAAAGACCCTCATGAATTTGAAGGGAAAGGATGCAAATCAATCCTTCTAGGTCTAATGCATTTACCAATGAATTCTTATATTTAATGTTCAACTCAAAAAATTAGTAGTAGGAAGAACTATTCtctcaaatctaaaaaaaaaaaaaaacaaagtaagcAATCGAATGACAACTTGACATTATATAATATGAGGGTGACGTAGTGCCTACTAGTAGATGTAATAGAcggttctttatttatttatttatttagttgtaagaacatatatataaaatttcCTGAATTACTAATacacaaatatattttttttccgaTATAATTCATGAACCAAGAAGACCCTTCTTACCAAAATAAAATCCACCAAGCCGGAGCCACCAAAGTGCAAGAAAGACCTTGCACTATGCTTTTCAACGGAAAAATACTATACACTAACAATaccatcccaaaaaaaaaaaaaaaaaaaaagggtgacaCATGAATCTGTTGTTTCCAGAACATTCAATTCCCCTCAGCTCTGGAACCTTCTCCACGGTTCTCTCCTTTCCCCTTCTCCACGCTTTCCCCCTATAATCCTCACAGGTGTCCCCTCTCTATATATAAACCCCTCTGCTTAAACCCTTCAAACCCATCACCACTCTTTGCATCAATTGCCAAAACCCATTTTGTTCTTGCGTTCTTTCTCTCTGAAGTCTTAACATAGCTCTATGGCTTCGTCAATCTCAATCGCTCTCAGAAGGGCCTCATCCCCAAGCCTCTTCTCCAAGCTCTTCAACCCTCTTCGCTCTGTTTCAGTAGCTCCCTCTGTTTCTCGCTCCTTCAACACCAACGCCCAGAGGACCAGCTACGACGACGATGACCGGAGCGTCTCCGTCGACCGCACCACCAGCAGCTCTCCCTCTCGCCGCCGTGACCCTATAGGTAGTTTCTCTTTCAGTTCTCTCTGTTTTTCCCAATCTTTAACTGAGGGTCTTTCAATATTGTTAAAACCTCAACTGGGTTCCTGTTAATATGTAAGAATCTCAACTGGGTTTGTGTTAATATGTGAAAATCCTATTGGGTTTCTTTTAATTGTGTGAAAGCTTCACTGGGCTTGTGTTAATTTTATGAAATCTCAACAGGGTTTCTGTTTATTATGTGAAACTGAAACCTCATATGGGATCTTGTTAATTATGTGAAACCTCATTTGGGTTCTTGTTAATTATGCAATTCTCAATTGAGTTTATGTGATTGCAGATGTGTTTGATCCATTTTACGATGAGTCTCGGAGTCTTGCAAGAAGTCTGAACCAGGTGCCAAGAAGCCTGAGCCAGGTCCTTAACTTGATGGACCAATTCATGGACAACCCATACCTGGCTGCGTCTCGAGGAGTCGGTGCAGCTGGATCAAGAAGAGGGTGGGACGTGAAGGAAAACGACGACGCATTGCTGCTGAGGATGGACATGCCAGGGCTTGAGAAGGGGGACGTGAAGGTGTCTGTGGAGCAGAACACCCTGACTGTGAGAGGAGAAGGAAAGGACCctgaggatgaagaagaaggagggagGAGATTCTCTAGCCGATTGGATCTGCCTCCTAACCTTTATGAGCTCGATTCGATCAAGGCCGAAATGAAGAATGGGGTTCTCAAGGTGGTGGTTCCTAAGGTgaaagaggaggagaagaagaatgtGTATGAGGTGAACATTGATTAGAGAGATGGTTGGGTTGGTCTTGTGAATTACTGAGGTGTTTGAACATATTGAGTCCTTTTCGAGTTGTAGCTTTTGTTTTCGTGGTTTGGTCTAGGATTGTAAGCTCTGCCTTTCAATGAATAATCAGTGGTAAGCAGATTGTAACTTGAGCCAAATGCAGATACTAGTTTTCTGACGATTTTCATCTACATAAATGTAAATCCATCTATCAGTTCTCCAAGTTCATTTTAGTTGAAACCTCCCTAGCATTCAATGTATTTTTCGGCCATTCAGACGAAGTGATTTTCAATTGTGACCCAAAATTTCAAGCACACCCACATTGATTGTAATCCGAAACAAATAGGATTATGTACAAGGACCTTAAGTGAGATTGTGTAGGACTAGGGAGAAGTTTTCGCGAACCATGCCAAACAGAGTATATGGATATTGTTGTGGTCTTTTGGATTTAGATTGTGAGGAAATAAAGAGTGCAAGAAATGAAGGACGTCATCATTGGCAATACTGGTGACACAGTTTTTACTCAACTCAGACAACCTCTCTGGACTAACGTTCAACAGcaaaatttgttttccaatttaaCTTTAAAAGCTCACACCACATTTCCGGCCATCAAGTCACCTGAAGTTCTTCAATTTAATTGAAAAAATTCACATAAAAACTGGCATCCTCTGTCGACCACTGTCGTCGGAAGAAGTTGCTCCTCACCCAACGAACAATTCGTGAAAGGTTGCCTTGCATGCTCTATCCGATTTCCAAACTAAGTTGATCCTTTTATCCAAAGGTTGCCGTGGC encodes the following:
- the LOC133743430 gene encoding heat shock 22 kDa protein, mitochondrial-like; translation: MASSISIALRRASSPSLFSKLFNPLRSVSVAPSVSRSFNTNAQRTSYDDDDRSVSVDRTTSSSPSRRRDPIDVFDPFYDESRSLARSLNQVPRSLSQVLNLMDQFMDNPYLAASRGVGAAGSRRGWDVKENDDALLLRMDMPGLEKGDVKVSVEQNTLTVRGEGKDPEDEEEGGRRFSSRLDLPPNLYELDSIKAEMKNGVLKVVVPKVKEEEKKNVYEVNID